In Bacteroidetes Order II. bacterium, the DNA window AAGGTCTTTACCCGCGCCACCAGTTTGGGTGGAACAGAGAGCCTGATTGAGCATCGCTATTCCGTTGAAAAACCGCCAACAACCACCCCGCCTACCTTACTACGATGCGCTATTGGCCTTGAACATCCCGATGACTTAATTGCAGACTTGGCACAAGCATTAGCAGGTTGACTGTCTATTGAAAGGTACGTATGTCCTTAATATAGGACAATTGTAAAAGCCTGATAAGAGGTCTAAGCCTCAAAATAAGCCTCAAATGAGGCTTATTTTATGTGTATCCTTCTTTGGAATGGTTTTGGCAAAAAGAATAAGTAAGCAAGGATGAAAAGGGCATCATCCGGCGTGTTTCCGAAAAACACCCGTTTTGGAAAACAACTTATAATCCGCCTGAAAGCCCGGTTTAAGTTCCTTAACAAAACCAAAAGGAGTTTGTTCAATGAAACACATGCAAAACCGTACGATGCTACTTGGGACCCTGCTCCTGTGCCTAATGGCCTCCGCCGCTCAGGTTCAGGCGCAACGGGACCGACGAGACCGCGACACACGTGGTCGTGACGATAGGGGTAGAACCGAGAGACCCCGCGACCGACATAACGACCGAAACCGAAGCCAAGACCGTTACCGCGACAACCATCGTTATGGAGATGTGTATTATTATAATGGCCGTTGGGTAGATGAGAGCCGCTACGACCGATCGGACTGGCACGGACGCTATTATCGCTATCGTCATCACCGGAGTTGTACCGCCGGACACTGTGTACGAACTTGTCGGTATTTCGGCTGGAATTATCGGGGACACCACCCCAGTTGCCGCCACCAAAAATGTGTCCGCTCTTGCCGACATTACCGCAAACCGGGCCTTCTCTCCCGGATTTTCCACTAAGAATAGCAACCACACGCCGGCATAATCCGGCATAATCGGGTATCGGAGGCCACAGGAACATCATTTGAGCCATGAACGCCTTCCTGAACGGCCTCCGGAACTCCGAACCTAACCCTGAACTTTTAAATCTTAATTGCCATGACAAGCCTCCATTACGCTCCTCTTAGATGGATGCTGACACTGATGTTGATCAGCCTAATGGCCATGCCCGATGCTTTTGCACAACGAGGCCGCCGTTCCGATAACAACAACAGCACGCCACCTACGAATACCCCTGCACCACGCGCCGATAACAATGGTTCACGCGGATCCCGTGGAAGCAACTCGTCCTCCGACAACAACGACAATCGCCGAAACCGCGACGAAGCCCGGCCTTCCACGCCTCCTGCAACCGTCATTTACCCACAACGTGGTAAAGATGGGCCGAACTCCAATGCCCGCAATAACGATAACCGCAATAATCGCGGGTCGCAAGATGGGGGCAACCGTGCGAATGACAACCGTGGAACCCGTGACAACCCAAACTATGGACGTAGCAACGATCACCGACCCAATAATGGTGTAGATTGGGGAGATCGCAACCGAAATAACCCGCCCCGTACCAACCATAACCGGGTACGCCGCCCTTGGAATCCGCCGAGATTTGATCTTTATTTCGGATATGATTATAGCCGTGTTCGCTGGCATCGTCCCATCTGGAACGACCGCAACCGAAGCAGCTGGCGCTCTAACTATGTCTATAAGCAATATGTATATGTGGAAGATGGGTGGGACTACAACGGATCGGAGTTAGAAATCCGCACCAGAATTCGTCAGGAAACAGTGCGCTCTGGATTCAGCCATGCACGTATTACATACACGATCACAGGAATTGATTTATATAGAGACGGTTATCACATTGGTTCAGTAAATTCTTTGCCGGGAAACTTTGGTCGCCTTTATGCTACCCTTAGCCCCAGTGGTGACATCCAGTTCGACAACATGACGTACATCATCGGAGACCCGTCTTCCGGATTTGAACTGATAAACACACGCTATACCAACAGCTACTACATTGGTGCTGCCCGAAATGCCCGTGCTGCCGTGCTCGACTTCCGCGCCCGCCGCGCTTATGAAGTACAATACAGCCACTTTATCAGCGATCGCTACTATCGCGACTATACCATGGTGCCTCTTGTACCAGAAGACGATGAATACGGCTTTGGCTATACGGTCGCCGGATTTAGCTACAACGACGACTGGTACTACGAGGACAACGGGTATCGCGATGGCGTCCGGTACCGCTCCGACACCCGGAACCGTGTTGGAACCCGCGAAAACGTGGCGCCTAGCACCACCAATTCTTTCCGGAATGGTAACGAAAAATCCATCCGTACAGACGAGGGAACGGAAGTTCGGATGCGTCGCCGGGTAGAGATTGTAAAAGAAAACTAAGCTCCCAGTATCACACCTCCCCCTTGTGATCGCTGAAAAGCCCCTGTACGGATGTGGGAATCCTGCGGGGGCTTTCGCATATATTAAATGACCCAAAACAAAGGCATAGAGTCCAATATAAGTTCTTTAGAATCAAGAGGTAATAACAAATCCTTGGTAACAACTCAGGGTCAAAAACCAATCCATCAAAAGTGCGTCATCATCATAAAGTAACTGTCGCCACTCATGATCTTTTCACAAAGGGTTCTGATGAAAGACGAAACTTCCAGCAGCGACAGGTAACGAAATCGCTCAGAATTTCGTTTGGCTGCCCGCAAATCTGTATTGTATTTTGATGCCCCTTGCAATGAAAAATGCCGACCTCATGATCAACCCTCGTGTATTACTCGCCATTGAATCTTCGTGCGACGACACAGCCTCAGCCGTTTTTGTGGAGGGCGAAATTCGTTCCTCTATATTATCTTCGCAGGAGGTGCATAGCAGTTTTGGTGGTGTAGTACCCGAACTGGCCTCTCGCGACCATCAGCGTCGGATTGTGCCCGTTGTAGAAAAAGCCTTGGAACAGGCCGGGGTTTCTCGGCACAACGTGGATGCGATTGCGGTAACCTATGGCCCTGGCTTGGCTGGGTCGTTGCTCGTGGGGCTTAGTTTTGCTAAGGCATTTGCTATGTCCAAAAGTGTGCCTTTTGTGGGTGTAAATCATATGGAAGGGCATATGTATTCTGTCTTTTTAGAAGAAAATCCGCCTGCGTTTCCGTTTTTATGTCTGACTGTTTCGGGTGGGCATACTGAATTGACGATTGTAGAGGAAGGGTTTAGGCATACTAGAATCGGAAAAACACGAGACGATGCTGCGGGCGAAGCCTTTGATAAAGTAGCCAAACTGCTTGATCTGGGTTATCCGGGTGGACCCAAAATTGACCAGTTGGCCTGTGAGGGAAACCCTACCTACATCCGGTTCCCGCGAACCAATTTGCCGGGTTATGATTTCTCCTTTAGTGGCATCAAAACGGCCATGTTGTATCATTTGGGTAGAATGACCGATGAAGCAAGGGAAATAGAAATCACACAGCATCTGGCAGATTTATGTGCTTCCTTTCAGGCGGCAGTGATAGACATGTTGTTGGCGACCACGTTACGGGCTATCTCGGAGACCGGGCTACGACAAGTGGCTGTTGTGGGGGGCGTTTCCGCCAATACCGCTTTACGGGCAGCCATCAACAAGGCAGGCATCGAGCATGGTTTCTCCGTACACATTCCTGCACTCAAATACTGCATGGACAATGCGGCCATGATTGGGGTGACGGGTTTGCTTAAACTCCGTGCGGGCATCACCAGCCCCCTTTCATTAAATGCCCAGCCCAATTTGTCGGTTTAACATGAACGGCTCAATTCACGTCTCCATACGTCTCATGCAGCAGGAAGACCGCGAAGTCTTGGTACACCTATTTACACAAACCGTTCGAATCGTAAACCGAATAGACTATACGTCCGAACAAGTGCTTGCATGGGCACCCGATCCACCGGATATGCAACGCTGGCCATCTGTTTTTGAGCCGCCCGTACAAACTTTTGTGGCCGAGGTCGCGGGCAACATTGTAGGATTTGGCCAAATTGCGCGAGATGGGTACATCAATTGCTTTTATGTTCATGCAGACTTTCAGCGTGTGGGCGTAGGGCGGAACCTCATGATCCGCTTGTTGGAGCAAGCCCAAACGTGGCATTTAGACCGTTTATATTCGGATGTAAGCCTCACGGCACGCCCTTTTTTTGCTGCTTTTGGATTTATGGTCGTCGCACGTCAAACAGTGCAGGTACGTGGGGTAGAAATGGATAATTTCCGAATGGAAAAAACAACTCCATAAATCCCGAAGCAACATACAACCTTAAAATTCTGTCATCCATCTATTTTTGATGTGGGATGAACCAGATTTGGTCGTAATTTTTAAAATTCCTTACTTCCAACCAACATACATAATGCCCGACCCCACGAACTTGCTTTTGCGTTTAGACGCGGTTACGCCCATCACGCCGGAACACCCTACCCAAGAAGACTTGATACCGTGGCGAGACCGGATTGATGTCATTGATCGCCTCATGATCAACCTCCTGAATGAACGAGCGAACTGCGCCGTAGCCATCGGACATATTAAGCGGAAAGTGGGGCTTCCGGTTTATGTTCCTGCCCGAGAAGAAGACGTATTGAACAATGTTAGTTCTGCCAATCCTGGCCCACTTTCCAATCAAGCCGTTCGACGTTTGTATGAACGGATCATAGATGAAACCCGTTCTCTTGAACGACAACTAAGTGAAAACGATGTCTGATACCCCCACACCCAACACACCACCCACCCCGTCAACATCCACTCCATCCCCGGAATCCGTATCTCCTTCTTTGCTTAAGAAACTAGCCAGACCCCTTGGTATTGGCTTGGGTATTGTCTTGCTGGCGGTTGGATATTTTATGTTTAGCGGCAACACGTTATCCTACGAAGGGGTTCGCGGAGCCAAAATCAAGCCCGGAAGCGGCTTCGATGGCGTACTTCGTGGCCTTCGTGATGCGGGCATTCTCCAGAACGAAACATCTTTTAAAATATTGGCAACCATTACAGGTGCGCGACGTTCGTTTAAAGGCGGTTACTACGAATTTAAGTCCGGCGCCTCTAATTGGAATATTATTTCCCGAATCAAAAATGGCGAACAAACACCGATCAAAGTAACGTTCCTACCTGGATGGCGCCCCAAAAAAGTGGCCGAGGTACTGGAGAAGAAATTAGAAATCCCACCCGCCGAATTTTATGCTGCCCTTAGAGACGAAACCTTCGCAGCCCAACTCAATACAACACCCTCCTACCTATTTGGTTACCTGATGCCCGAAACCTACAATGTGTATTGGGGAACTAAGGTGCGCCCGTTAATCCGCCGCATTAAAGCCGAGTTTATGGCACGCATTACCGAGGACATGAAGGCCAAGATGAAGGCTCGTAATCTGACCTTAGACCAAGTGGTTTCTCTTGCTGGTATTGTGGAATGGGAAGCCCGAAAAGATGCCGAAAAACCACGGATTGCGGGGGTGTACTCTAACCGCTTGCGGGATGGGATGTTGCTCCAGGCAGACCCAACCGTGCAATATGCGTTGATGGAAACCGATGGCGGGATCATGCGCCGTTTGTTGTACCGAGACTACGCCTTCCCACATCCATACAATACGTATATCCATCCTGGCCTTCCACCGGGCGCAATTACCAATCCATCGTTTAACGCGGTAAAAGCATCCATCAACCCAGAAACACATGACTACTATTTCTTTGTGGCAGACGGAACGGGTGGCCATCTCTTTAGCCGATCCTTAAGCGAACACAATGCCCGTGCAGCCGATTATCAAGCAATGATGCGGGTACGACGAGCCGAACAACGCCGCGAAGCGGAGCAAAATCAAAACCCGGATATCTATCCTACGCAGCAGTAAAAGTTGCTCATCTGAAAACGAGAAACGCCCCGTAGAATTCCACAGGGCGTTTTTTTATGGCTCGAATGACGATCCAACACCGACTTAGAGCGTCACTTTGAGTTCAATGGTTCCAATCTGACGATTCACTTTCCGATTCACTAACGGGTCATCATTAAAGCGTGACGGGCTGAAGGTGGATAGGTCTGTGTATGGCAGATACAAGTCTTTGTAGGTTTCATTCAAGACTCCGGCATTTAATTCAAATTTATTTCCGAATTTAACACCGGCCCCAAAAGAGATATAATTTTTTTCACGGTTCACTTCGGGGTTTTTGCGGGCATCAGGTGTTCTGCCAGCGCCCATCCGAACCGTAAAGTTCCGCCAGATAAATTCACCTCCCACAGCCATTTGCAATACTGTTTGATAATTTTCTGCAATATTGTCGTTCAAACGGTTAAAATAATCGCGGTCAGACTCGGCACTAAGTTCCATTTTGGACCAATCCGTAAACTCCACATCTCCAAAAAGGTTCAGGTGGCTATTGGAATATTGAAGCCCGGCTCCCAAGCGCCAAGGGGTTGCAATTTGGTATTCAAACGCCCCTGTCCCGACGTCGTTGGAAAGTCCACCATATTCATATGTTTCTCCGTCATCGTATTTGGTCGCAAGGATGGTGGCGTATTCTTCTGCAATATTATACGCAGTAGGCGTCTCGGCTACAATGCCTATTTTAATTTTTTCGGTCAGTTTTCCAGAGACTCCAAACCGTAAATTGGCTCCACTTACGCCTGTATCAAGGTTCTCGGTTAAGGTCAGCCCACTAAAGTTCACCGTTGGGTAAACCCCATCATTATCATTATAAAGATCATTTTCTTTAAAACTGCGGCGATATTTATAGTTACCGAACAAGATATTCAGGGAAGCACCCACCATCACATTGCGTGAAGCCTCCCAAGCCCCCGCGAAATTCAGTTCATTCACATCGCCACTTTCACGAATGCCCCCTTCCTGCAAAACGGTTCCTGTTTGGACACCTGCAAAAAAAGGATATTTTTGGGCCGTATAAAATGCTTTATCAAAGTCTATCGCATAGGTCTCGAAAGCAATGGTAGAGATGGGTGAAGTAAACGAAAAACGGTCATCGTTTGTCCCGATAATGCCATCTGTTCCGGCATTAACCGTATAAGCATCTTCCGCCGGAAGGAAATAATCGGTAATCGAGTTCTTACCATTCTCCCCAGAAAAGTTATTGCTACGGTCGTATTGCGTAACTTTGTTTACCCCAACACCAAACGCTAAGGAGCCACGAGACACATTCACCTTCTTCAAATAGCCCAAACTGGAAATCCCAGAAGTGCTAAATGCCTCCGTATTGTTTTTCGCAGCCACACCCGGAACCACATAGGAAGATTCGTCTTCGCCGCTCAGTACCTGCAAACCACCCTGAAACGAGGAATATTTGGCCCATCCCAAACCAGCCGGATTGAGTGCGGTTGCAGACCAATCTCCGATCCCAGCACGTCCGGTAAGTCCAATCCCGACCGATCGGGCGCCCGCATTTAGGCTGCGTTGTGTATAACGAATAGCATCCTCGGCGCTTTGTGCTTGTGAGGAGAGGGCCCCGACAAAAAGTATACCTACCACTAAAACAGATTTCAAAAATCGGTATTTCATTTTATTTGACGATTTAAATGTTGAAGACTTAATCATGATCTAAAAGGACGCAAAATGAATCCTCTGGGATACAAAAAGGGCCTGTACAGCCATGTCTTAGATTGCACAGGCCCCAAATGTGGGTTTCTTTACCGGATTAATTACCGCGACGACCTCTGGATTCCCCGCCGCCCGAAGAGCTACTACCAGAGCCAGAGGAACGGGACGAGCCAGAACCAGAAGAACCAGAGGAACTGGGGCGTGATGCCTCGGAGCTACGGCGGCTACCGGAATCACCAGAACTCGATGACGGTGGGGGAGAACTGGGGCGTGATGCCTCGGAGCTACGGCGGCTACCGGAATCACTGCTGCCTGAAGAAGGACGTGACTCAGGACGACGCTCAGGACGATAGGCCGGCGCACGGTCTGCCGGACGGCTCTCTGGTCGTCGGGTTGTGGCAGCGGGCGCAGAA includes these proteins:
- the tsaD gene encoding tRNA (adenosine(37)-N6)-threonylcarbamoyltransferase complex transferase subunit TsaD encodes the protein MKNADLMINPRVLLAIESSCDDTASAVFVEGEIRSSILSSQEVHSSFGGVVPELASRDHQRRIVPVVEKALEQAGVSRHNVDAIAVTYGPGLAGSLLVGLSFAKAFAMSKSVPFVGVNHMEGHMYSVFLEENPPAFPFLCLTVSGGHTELTIVEEGFRHTRIGKTRDDAAGEAFDKVAKLLDLGYPGGPKIDQLACEGNPTYIRFPRTNLPGYDFSFSGIKTAMLYHLGRMTDEAREIEITQHLADLCASFQAAVIDMLLATTLRAISETGLRQVAVVGGVSANTALRAAINKAGIEHGFSVHIPALKYCMDNAAMIGVTGLLKLRAGITSPLSLNAQPNLSV
- the mltG gene encoding endolytic transglycosylase MltG → MSDTPTPNTPPTPSTSTPSPESVSPSLLKKLARPLGIGLGIVLLAVGYFMFSGNTLSYEGVRGAKIKPGSGFDGVLRGLRDAGILQNETSFKILATITGARRSFKGGYYEFKSGASNWNIISRIKNGEQTPIKVTFLPGWRPKKVAEVLEKKLEIPPAEFYAALRDETFAAQLNTTPSYLFGYLMPETYNVYWGTKVRPLIRRIKAEFMARITEDMKAKMKARNLTLDQVVSLAGIVEWEARKDAEKPRIAGVYSNRLRDGMLLQADPTVQYALMETDGGIMRRLLYRDYAFPHPYNTYIHPGLPPGAITNPSFNAVKASINPETHDYYFFVADGTGGHLFSRSLSEHNARAADYQAMMRVRRAEQRREAEQNQNPDIYPTQQ
- a CDS encoding chorismate mutase yields the protein MPDPTNLLLRLDAVTPITPEHPTQEDLIPWRDRIDVIDRLMINLLNERANCAVAIGHIKRKVGLPVYVPAREEDVLNNVSSANPGPLSNQAVRRLYERIIDETRSLERQLSENDV
- a CDS encoding GNAT family N-acetyltransferase, which gives rise to MNGSIHVSIRLMQQEDREVLVHLFTQTVRIVNRIDYTSEQVLAWAPDPPDMQRWPSVFEPPVQTFVAEVAGNIVGFGQIARDGYINCFYVHADFQRVGVGRNLMIRLLEQAQTWHLDRLYSDVSLTARPFFAAFGFMVVARQTVQVRGVEMDNFRMEKTTP